A genome region from Stenotrophomonas maltophilia includes the following:
- a CDS encoding siderophore-interacting protein: MAAQQTYRLFEVALKERRVLSPSLDRMVFTGADVARMKTEGPDQRIKVFFPLPGQDVPQVPSGEDWYPRYRALPDDQRPPIRTYTIRQLRAEQGEVDVDFVLHGETGPASRWAIHARPGDRVVLLAPDADCADSSEGWEWKPPAGVGQVLLVADETALPAVAGILEELAALADPPRTLALLEVAQAGDAVPLKAPSTAELVWLPRGQAAHGQPLLQAVQARLAAVSAVSVGDELEEIDVDAQILWEQADASVAGPLYAWVAGEAGAVMAIRRHLVRDCGLDRRAITFMGYWRHGKVLD; the protein is encoded by the coding sequence ATGGCTGCGCAGCAGACCTACCGCCTGTTCGAGGTGGCGCTGAAAGAGCGCCGCGTTCTTTCCCCTTCCCTGGACCGCATGGTGTTCACCGGTGCCGACGTGGCGCGGATGAAGACCGAAGGCCCGGACCAGCGCATCAAGGTGTTCTTCCCCTTGCCCGGCCAGGACGTGCCGCAGGTGCCCAGCGGCGAGGACTGGTATCCGCGCTACCGGGCGCTGCCGGACGATCAGCGCCCGCCCATTCGCACCTACACCATCCGTCAGCTGCGTGCCGAGCAGGGCGAGGTCGACGTTGATTTCGTACTGCATGGCGAGACGGGGCCGGCCTCGCGCTGGGCCATCCACGCGCGGCCGGGCGACCGCGTAGTGCTGCTGGCCCCCGATGCCGACTGTGCCGACAGCAGCGAAGGCTGGGAATGGAAACCGCCGGCGGGTGTCGGCCAGGTGCTGCTGGTGGCGGATGAAACCGCGCTGCCGGCAGTGGCTGGCATCCTCGAGGAACTGGCCGCGCTGGCCGATCCGCCACGCACGCTGGCGCTGCTGGAAGTGGCGCAGGCCGGCGACGCGGTGCCGCTGAAGGCGCCGTCCACGGCCGAGCTGGTCTGGTTGCCGCGTGGTCAGGCGGCCCACGGCCAACCGCTGCTGCAGGCGGTCCAGGCGCGGCTGGCAGCGGTCTCGGCGGTGTCTGTCGGTGACGAACTGGAGGAGATCGATGTCGACGCGCAGATCCTCTGGGAACAGGCGGATGCCAGCGTGGCCGGGCCGCTGTATGCCTGGGTGGCAGGCGAGGCGGGAGCGGTGATGGCGATCCGTCGCCATCTGGTCCGCGATTGCGGGCTGGACCGCCGCGCGATCACCTTCATGGGCTACTGGCGGCACGGCAAAGTGCTGGACTGA